A stretch of DNA from bacterium:
AGCGGACCGGAGACAGGCAAGATGAAGAGCGAACTGCAGGGGAAACCCAGAGATATTGCGGAGCGGACGTTTCAATTCGCCGAGAGGATTGTAGCTCTGTGTCGCGCGGCCAAGGGCAGGGACGTCGCGGCACGGGTGATAATCGGCCAGCTTGTCCGGGCCGGTACGTCAGTCGGAGCCAACGTCGAAGAGGCCCAGGCAAGTCACAGCCGCGCGGACTTCGCCGCTAAGTGCTCAATTGCCTGCAAGGAAGCTCGCGAGACGCGCTATTGGCTACGCCTGCTCGCGGTCTCTGGGATCGTCGCTAGCCGACCTTCTGGTAGAATGCGATGAGCTTGTGGCCATCCTGACAACCATAGTCAAGAAGGTCAAACAGCCCGCTCAGTAGTCCCATCCGCCTCCTC
This window harbors:
- a CDS encoding four helix bundle protein codes for the protein MVKSESGPETGKMKSELQGKPRDIAERTFQFAERIVALCRAAKGRDVAARVIIGQLVRAGTSVGANVEEAQASHSRADFAAKCSIACKEARETRYWLRLLAVSGIVASRPSGRMR